The Glycine soja cultivar W05 chromosome 4, ASM419377v2, whole genome shotgun sequence genomic sequence AGTCATAATAAGTAGGTTTTCTTTTGCTCAACTATTTCACTGCATTACATAGTATTCTCGGTTCTTACTAGTCTCTTTCCTACTAGGTATTACTATTTAACCGTTACTTTCTGTTAGTTGTTCAGTATTTGAAGTATGAATAATGGGTGGCTAAAGTGTAGTAAGGTAAACAAGCTAGAATTTGTTATATATGAAACTTGTTTATCAAGCAACTATCTTGATCTTGCTGCATCATTTGTGTTTTGTTGAGAATGACAAGTGGGTGGGAACTACACTTTTGTTAATTCTTTAAATTGCATCCGCTGGTTTTGGAACTCCGTTTCTTATATATCTTGTGTATttggttttcttaaaaaacttaACATAAACTCTAACCAAACATTCAAAGTCTCTATTTGCGGGGAATTGGTATTCCAGATAACAATTTCTGAACGTGTTCAAGAGAGCATAGTTTATGGTTATTACTTATTAGACTATTTTGATTTTAGGTTATTTCATCGTAGTAATTGTGATTCGTGATTATATTGTGAGTGATTTAATGCTTTATTAAGCCAGTAGTTGAGCAATTCTTTTGGAGATGGAATCGGTTTCCATTGCTTTGCCTTGGTGGAGGATATCCGCACCATGAAAGGTAAACTCTGCTCCTGCAAGTTTTCGCATGTGCTTCAAGAAGCAAACCAAATTGCCAAGTTCGGCTTTTCTATAAATTGCACCAAGCTATGGTTTGGTCACTTAGAATGAAAGAGATGATAAAAGAAttgaaaagaaattcaaatgcaagactcaaagttttgaaaattttctttcaattgtTTCCTATTTGAACACAAGCAAACTATAgctaaatctattttttttttcttctgtcccgttttttttatttcattattcttATTGGGTGATGCTGCTTGGATTATCTggttatgataaataaattattatattttaaagtttttgtctttaattattttatacttatataaatttttatttttatattaatacatgataaaaaaaacatttattttttatgtactaaatatttattttatttaatatttttcataattttcactTATATATCCCATTAATTCCTTTTAGTGGACTCTCATTTAATATTCtcgttataattaattatttatttttaataaatttcaatcactCCGTAAAAGAGTGTCAAaaagagccaagaagagtaacactcatatttttcttaaaaataaaaataaaagagctaACAatagaagagaagatgaaaaaaaaacatcttaaaATGGACTTTTAAGTGTCAAAATACAATGACGACATTAAACATTGATAAatactctctttttctttttttcagtgaccatttttttgtaaattattattcttaCTTGTACGCCGTTATCAAAGTACAAAATAATagatctttttatttaatttttaattaatttacaaatctATTGTGAAGGTAAAAAAAcaattgatatatatttattgtcgagtataaatagaaaaaggtaaaataaaaaattttataactatgagaatcaatatattttattttatttattaattgttgtaaaaaaaagctttaaatgacaattaaaaagaaatggagatagtaaataaataatttttttagtactaAAACTTTCATAGAGCTATAGACTACTATACGAATTGTGTATGATATGGAAATTCAATCAAGCTAGGTAGATCATTTCTCTTCATGTGCATAATGATTAACTGCGGCCTGAAACAAGGGCAGATATGCCACATACTATTGGTCATAGAAAGAGTGGATTGTTGTCTTTAATAAACACTGCTGCAGATACGATAATGTTATCATTGCTATGGATAATTGAATATGAGCATCTCTTACCTACCGGCCAAAACTAGGTCTCATCGTGTTTATGGgaattaaaaacagaaatagAGGCAAACGAAATTCGCATAAAGATTAAGACTCTATATAGCAATGTCATAGCCCAATTAGATTCTTCATCTCCCAAACTCTTCATTTTTCTCGAGTGTTTTCCTTTATCTATAACAAAAGGTGTAATAAAATGGattttatacaaagttggattttctagaaaaaatgaatttacaatCAACTCATTCAAATAAGTGGAAGGAGTACACCCCGCCCCCTATTACTACAAACTTAATGcatttctttacaaaaaaattacggATGAGTTTGGCCCGAAGTTAGAGGATAAAAGAGTTATAATAGAAAGGAGGGAAAGGAGAGACAGGAGAAatcatgaaagaagaaagagacaTGATAGAAGTGAAAAGAGGTATGAGAAACACTTCTTCACGAACTTtccaaatattatttgaaacaAGCTTTTTCATAAAgagatttaaagaaaaaaattactgcttattttttttcacatagcctccattttattttaatttaaaccatttttcaaaatcttagaggaataatataatataacatttctaaaaaaatgttatttattgtaCAATTTAACAGGtactaaattatatatgtaacaaTTTACTTTATTGGcgctaaattatatattaaacaatatacagaagaaaaaaaggagaatttactctaataacaaataaagctATAGAAATTGCACATAAACATTTAAAACCATTTTGACAACTACACTTCAAAAAAAAGGTAGTCAGAACATGCTTATACATGATTCATACGCTACTTCAAACTTCTCGAAAATTATTCTTCAAATCATTAATAGAGATTATGCTACGGGATCATAAGCGAAAAGACCTCTCTGACGATTAAAACGGTCATTTGTTAGCCATGCCTGAAAAAACGATCCAACAATTCCATGATACTGCATGGGTGGAAATACACCATCGTAGAATGAAAACAAATCGAAGAAATTTCATATAAACAACACCGACCAACAAAAAAGCAACTAAAACAACCAAATATTCAACTATCATAATCTACAATTCCATCTCTAAAACCATCGCGAACCTCAACAGCATTTACCAAGAGAATTCGgaataaatgaatttaattataaaattcaggCTTCGGTGTTTTCAATCGTCAGATCAGAACTGCATTAAAAGCagttataatttcaaattaaggAGACATTccgatttttgaaaaatccaaTAACACACTGTCAAGTAAGACTGCAGATCATGACAACCCAAAAGACATGGACAAACAGATGCATCAACAAACATGGCATCCGCAGAGTATAACACGGGTCAAAAAATGACACCATAAATCAGgaactaaaaaacataaatcGCATATATACAGCAGAAAGGGGATGATAAGTCAATTATATTGATACAAACTTAACCAGATTTCAACAAGAAAACTCTAAATCAAACTAAAAGCTCTACAAGAGATAACCATCCCTTAACTAAACAGTTGGATTTAGAAATACAAATAAAGAGAACTCCCTTCTTTAAACTATTCACGTTTTGGAAAGACGAGCAATTTACGGAAGGAGGAGCAGGGAAATATTTTTTGGAAAGAGAAATATGTTTATAAGGAAATGACCAGACCACCTACACGGATGATCAAAATCATCAGAACCTACATAAATGCTATTATCATCAGTCCATTCTCTAATCGTCATCCTCCTCCTGCATGAAATAAACAgcacaaaataagaaaactgcaaaaatgataaaaacccACAAGACAATGATGAAAAACGTATGAAAACAAACCTCGCCACTGCCTTCCTCGTCATCATCCTCATCATTCACCTCAGATACAGACTTCTCAGATTCTTCTTCATCCCCACCAGTAGGACCTTCCGCCTGACAACATAAACAAAAAGTCAATGAGACCAATTCATTACAgaccaataaaaacatattccGCTTTCCTTGGGCTGTTGAGAACAATTCTTTACAGATTCTTCCTATAAACAAGAACACATCACCAAAGATGAACCAACCTGTTTCTTGTTATAAGCTCTCATGTTCTTCTCGTACTCCACTTTCCTTTTCTCAGACTTTGCCACATAAGGTGCTTTTTCCTAAACaattcataaaatttgaataacaaaTGCTAAAAATCTAAACgctatttataaacaaaaaaacattgaaCAACATACAGCATCAGACATCGTCTTCCATTTTGCTCCAGCAGCTTTGCCCACCTGAAATGTTCAGTTAAATTCATGTAACTGCCGAGATCCATTTATATGATGTGATCACCACTCATTTTAACAACAGATACACTTACAGCAGACACTGCTTTGTTGTCGGGATGTTCCTTGTTGAACACCTTCCTGAATTCCTCCCTTTAATTACAACACAAATTTCAGAAAACAACCACAATACAATCATAAAAACAACGGGGCGTGTAGTAATATCAAGTTTCACGAAGCATAAGCTAGATCTAGCATActcaaaaaacataattttaacaataaagCAATCGAGGTAAACAAACAACAACAGGTAAAGAACGCGTGGACTTACAATTGGACAAGGATAAAAGTTTTGACGATAAAATTATTCGGAGGAAAGATAAGAGAGCGCATCGGAAGTCAAATGAATCGTAGAGAtaacaatatattataattacatgAAAACGAAGAAAGCACTTGGAGGCCTCTTTGGCTTGTTAGGATCTTTCGCTGCCTTCCCCTTTCCGGCGGGTTTCCTAGTCTTGGTGGCGGCGCCCTTCTTATTCACAGCAAGTCTGAGATTcgtagaaaaataaatagaatcaaAAACCACGAAATAGTAGAACGCACAAATCTGAAATAATCGTTGTACGAAATAGAGATCTCAGATCTCAGATCCGGAGTTTCCTGAACCCTAGCTTTTTCGATTATTTCACCGTACAAAGCATCGAATCGTAAGAGACGAATAATTCaaggttgataaaaaaaacgcGTGAAACTTACTTGGCATCGGCTCTCTTAGATTCGGTCTTGGACTTTCCTCCTTTCATGATGGATGCTGCAATCACACAATCAGGTTAGTTTTTAGGTCAGGAATTCGTAGAAAACTGAAGAAAATAGCCGGAAAACGAAGAGAATTCCGGAAAGACGAAGAAAATTGAGGGGAAATACGTACAGAGAAAGCGGAATAGGGTAGGGAGTTAGGGTTTGGGCggggagagagaagagagaaagataaGGGGAATGAATATCTACTATGATAATAATGAGGCTAGGCACAAATGCGGGGAGATATTAAGCCCCTagggaaattgaaattcaattgcAAACGAAATGAAATCAAGGGAAGGTCAGGGGTTTAGGCgggaatttaaatttattgccATGTCATTGATCCGTGCGCTTTTCCTGAGCGTATGTCTCTGTTCCCATTTTGTGTTTTCTGTGTGCTTTCTTCTGTGTCGCCGCCTATGTTTATTTTCGCTGTTGCCTTTCTTTTCTACTCACTTGGGCCCGGTCCAGCTCTAATAAGCCCATTTTTTGTGTAGTGAGAATCAAAGACGCACTACTCATACATTAACAAGATACTTCTTCCATTACACTAGTACTTTATTTGGTAATGATGAAATGAAAAGGAGATGATGAATTTCACGTGTTTGatcaaaattcatataaaaataaataaattgtatatattttctaGGTGATTCTCCCTTTCTTTCCTTTCCAccatttaattcaatttttttagtttcatattACTTATTTTcgctttgaaaatattttattgtttgctttgaaaatattttattgtttgttaGGATTTTATCACTCTTGTAACTCCCTTTCTAAACCCATCATTAACCTTTTATTGGTTAGGCTAATCAACTCAGTTGTTCAAGTTAACTTTTCCTCGTTTGGTTGTGGCCTAAAATCTTGTCTCCGTTGTTGGTGTTTACCTCACCAATTCTTGTCACATTAGACAACACTTCGGTTTATTTCAACCGATAGCTAAAGGTGATGTCTAAAATCCTCCACTAATGAAATTtgcatttatattttgatttcacGAGTTTCAAATCCAACTTTTAAGCATGTCTAATTACTTAACCACGCTCAAAAGATGTTATTACATTTAAAACTTGAACTTAAGTTcgttgttaaaattaaaataatttcataatagTTGATCTATATATACAGTTTGTACCATAGCAAATCATATATGTTATTACACTCTAATCATGATTTCTTTTGCGCCTGAGTGCAAAAGTTTTCTCAAGTAATGAAATACACATAAAGTAAACTTGATAAAGCACAAACTCTTATGGACAAAACTTCAATGCAttataatttactaatttaAGAAGCAacacaaagaaaaacaatttcatGAGACggtaacaatataaaaaaagaagcaaactcTTACTTTGTATGACCAAGACAAAGCGACAAATCAAGCCATGATGATTTCTTAACGGAATATCCAAGCAACGGTTCTATTGGTGAAACACACAAATACACAAAGTAACTCTATTCTCAAAGGACCTATTGTAGTCGCCAATATGAGAAAAAGATACGGGTTAGTGAATAGAGGttgaaacgaaaaaaaaatgttaaaacaaaaaacagagcACTCCTTGAGGAATGAGGAGTGGTTGTTAACAACATTCCAAGGTCCGACGACTAACATAGGCTGGGGCTCGCGATTTAGGATTAGGGTTAAGGCAGCAAAACTCGTGATTTGGGATTAATCTTGAGGCTCGCAAAGTTGCAACTCACAAATACCAAAAAAGTTACTTATTATATTACTCTTTACTAAAACATTTagtaattagtataaaaaacaaataaaaatatcaataataatatgaGATACATCAATTTGGATTTGAACCTCATGCCACTGGCTTTACAAACTATAAATTTGACacataaaataatcaataataaatttcattGGTTTGATTTTAGTTGAAcatgaacaaattaa encodes the following:
- the LOC114408502 gene encoding HMG1/2-like protein; the encoded protein is MKGGKSKTESKRADAKLAVNKKGAATKTRKPAGKGKAAKDPNKPKRPPSAFFVFMEEFRKVFNKEHPDNKAVSAVGKAAGAKWKTMSDAEKAPYVAKSEKRKVEYEKNMRAYNKKQAEGPTGGDEEESEKSVSEVNDEDDDEEGSGEEEDDD